From the genome of Macaca thibetana thibetana isolate TM-01 chromosome 8, ASM2454274v1, whole genome shotgun sequence:
CTGTGAAACTTAAGTATAAAGGGTGTTAAATGGGCTTATTTTCATAAAGAGCAAAATGCTAGGTTCGAAATTACATTGTTATGTTTTGAAAAGGTTAAATGAGCCATTTCTAAATGGTTCTtagaaaatatatgagaaaaattttCACAAATAATAGGGAAGAGTACTTAAATCAGTAAGTGAAAATTAATTTACCAAGTGCTGTGTGATGCAGGAAAGTAGGGGCGGCTAATAATTTTGGCTATTAACAATAAACTGGTAGGTTAATTCCTCATTCATTTTCAGAGTTGTCTTATTAATATCTTAATTAAATACATAATGAAATTTGATGAGGCATGATCAGGTTTTGCAGCAATATGTTTTTATGAACAATTtgaaagatcaaaaaagaaatgttcaattGAGATATGATCTAATAAAGATATGAGATCATTTGGAAACTTGCCAATTAATCTTGGGCACATGAACAgccatatttattcttttccttacACCTGCTTTTTGATTATTTGAGACATATTATAGTAACTTTCATATACTGTTTAAACATGTTACTGCCATACAGTAAGTTAGAAGACAAAGAATTTAGAATCAGACAAATTGAATTATCATTCTGGTTCTGCCAATTATTTTTGAAGTTGGAGAAGTTACTTACAATGTTTAATCTTTTTGCTCTCAAAATTCTTCagagtattttttgtagaaaagaaagtttgaattttagtaaagataaattaggttttattttattaattatgctTTACTGATGTATCTAAAAATTCAACACCCACcccaaggtcacctagatttCCTCCCATGTTTTCTTCCAGCCATtacatagttttacattttacatgtaaGCCTATGGTCCATTTTGAGTATAAGTTCAATTGTTCCAGCAACATTTTTGGAAAGaatatcctttctccattgaatcgTCCTTTTGCCTTTATCAAAGATTAAGTGACCAAATTTATGTGACTTGGCTTCTAGGGtttccattctgttccactggttttCCTTCTATTTGACTGCCATTACCTTACTGTCTTGCTTACAGTAGCTTTATATTAACTCTTGAgattgaatatttcttttttgtttgtttgtttgttttttgtttttttttgagatggagtctcgctctgtcgccaggctggagtgcagtggcgcgatctcggctcactgcaagctccgcctcccgggttcacgccattctcctgcctcagcctcctgagtagctgggactacaggcgcccgccaccacgcccggctaattttttgtattttttttttaatagagacggggtttcactgtggtctcgatctcctgaccttgtcatccgcccgccttggcctcccaaagtgctgggattacaggcgagagccaccgcgcccggccgagattgAATATTTCTtccaatttgcttttcttttctttttttttttctttctttcttttttttttttggtgggagtactgagtctcactctgtcacccaggccggagtgcaatggcgccatcttggctcactgcaactgtcatttcaagcaattctcctgcctctgcctcccgcgtaCTTGAGATTaaatgtgtgtgccaccatgcccagctaattttttttggatttttagaagATACGGCGTTTCACTttattggccaggccagtcttggactcctgacctcaattgatcaggctttcctggcctcccaaagtgctggaattgcaaaCAAACCACTGCACCCTGTctcaatttgttttcctttctcagtATTGTGCTGTATTTTGCCTTTCCATGTGAACTATACAACAATTTTATCAATATCTGCAAAATAACTCCCAgagatttttttgaaattttagttaaatttgggaagaatttatatcttaattttacCGATACATTAACATAGACTATCtgtctatttatattttcttttatttatttcatcagtaatttgtaattttcttcatacagatcttgtttatgtttttaatcttttatgcatttatttgtagtgacattttaaaagaaaggttaaaaattTAGAATTCCAGCAGTCCATGGCATATGTTCAAAAAAGCAACTGAGTTTTGTTAAATGATCTTTTATCATGTGTCCTTGCTAACTAGTTTCAGCAGACTTTTGAATATTCTCTAGGATTTTCTTGATAGTCTATtacatcatctgcaaataaagacagttttctttttttcctttcaatctgTATACatttgatagtttttaaaaaaatattttcctatatatAAATTCCTGTACAATCTTAAGTAGGAGTAGTGAGAGAAGAAGACAAAACTGCTTTGTTAATAATCTCAGGAGAAAGGCACCTAGTTTCTCACCactgtttgtttttcagtgtaGGTTTTTGCAAATAATCTTTCTCGATTTCAGGAAGATGCCCTCTATTTGTGGTTTATTGATACTATCTGTGTTATGTGATGCTATCTGTAGTTTGCCATAGTGTTTTCATGGATGTGTTTTGGAATTTGTTAAAATACTTTTCTGAgtatattgaaataatcatacatattttttcttgtttaaccTGTTGATATGGAGAATTTCATTGATTGGTGTTCTTTAGTTGAACTAGCTTTGCCTACCTGGAGTAAATCCCACTTGAGCATGGTATATAACAATTtttatgaattaatgaattatatttgctaatattttgttaacaatttttgtatctatgttcatagTGGCAATGAGTAGTTAGTTTTTCTCTACTGTAAAGTCcttacattatttcattattaatgtTGGCATCAGAGAATGAGTTATGGAATGCTCCCTGTGCTTGTATATTCTGGAAAATATTGTAGAggattaatgttattttttccataaaagtTTAGTAGAATTTAACAGTAAAATCATCTGGACCTGGTGCTATTTTGGCAtggttatttatttaataataataaataaattttaattattttaatagttattttattatcatcAATCTTTTTGGTAGATACAGATCCATTcctaaaatctatttttctagTGTGAATTTTGGCGGTTTGCATCTTTCTAAGAATTAGTCTATTAAATTTAAGTTATCAGTTTTCAGGGCACAGAGTTCATTGtagtattctttattatttttaatgtccaTCATTAAaaatgtcagtctttttaattaaTATCAGAAACGTCttctcttttgtgtgtttttccccaGGTTATCCTGGATggagttttatcaattttattgatgttGTCTTAGAATCAGCTGTATGTAtggttgattttctttatttttctgctctgattttctcCTGATTTATGTGAATTTGAATAACCCttatttctccagttttcttGATGTGGAAGTTTAAGGTATTGCAGGTTATCTTTTTAAGTCTAAAAAGTTCTGAGATTCTCAAACGCAATTCATCAACAAAATTTATATAAGGAATTATATACTAGTGCattaattattaagaaaaaaacaattattttcatgaatttgttttctttttgacagtAACATGTAGCAGTGTCTTTGGTTTATTACATATTTGGTGAGCCTTGATTAACttaattcagaaaacattttgttaatatttttttcaagaattCACAACTTTCCCTTTCTGTcatccaatttatcttttttctctagttctaGTTCTCATTTGTTAAATATTACTGCTTCTGGGATGATCTTCCatgcctcttcttttttctttttggtttgaaTTTTGTGCCAAAACAATATCAATTGATTTAATATTCCAACTGACTAAATTGCTGCGTTCAATCAGGTACCTATGAAATCCACTGAGTTTGGAATTTCAATTATTATGTTTTACCATTCCAGATCTCTGCTTCTATTTTTCACTGATCAGCCTgtacattttgtaaataaaataattttgttcttcttATACTTCTAGCTGTACTAATATTAAAGTTTACTTTATGACCTATTATCTCTGTTTAGGTACTAGAACATTTTTTAAGCAAGAAGTTTATTTCAACAACAAGATATTTGACTTGATTATGTGGGATAtcatcaagggaaaaaaaaagagagacttgaaagaaaaactgttcaggatttattttatttagattaaTTTATCCCTAATTAAAGACAGATTATCCTACATGTCTACgtataaaagaaattataaaattgtcCTTGGTTTTATAATgatatatgaaaatgttaaaattcttcAACTGAACAAGCCACAcaaggatttttattttgttgttgttgttgctaaaaCAGTGAGAACAAAGTAACTTACTAGAATATAAAGAGAAGAGCTTAATGAGCATGACACTAATGTACAAAGGGGATTTTGTCACAGAACCAGGATTTTCCCCTCTCTCAGCTCCACTTGATGTTGGTCAAAACATACCACTGGCCATTcagtgaaaaacacacacacacacacacacacacacacatacacacacacatataagcgcgcacacacacacatatatatataatgcacatGTAACagctctttttattcttttttttttttttttttttttttttgacacagagtctcactctggcatcCAGGCTAGAGtttagtggcgtgatcttggcacactgcaacctccaccccctgggttcaagtaatcctcctgcctcagcctccccagtagggattacaggcgtgcactaccatgtccagctaatttttatatttttcgtagagatggggtttcaccatgttggccagactggtctcaaactcatgacctcaagtgatccacccacctttgttCCCACATATAACAGTTCTTTTACATACAATTAAGGAATGGACCCagcgtgctggctcatgcctgtaatcccatcactttgggaggacgacacaggaggattacttgagctcaggagtttgagaacagcctggtcaacatagagagatttcatctctacaaaaaatttttaataatagctgggcatggtggcacctgcctgtagccccagctaatGTGGTGGCTGagttggaaggattgcttgagtctgggaggtcaaggctacagtaaaccatgatcacatcactgcactccagcttgggcgacagagtaagatcctgtccagaaaaaaaaaaaaaaagaaagaaagaaaaagaaaaagaaaaggtgtatCATAGTAGTCAGGATGTGATGGAACCAAATTGCAGTTTACTAATTGAGAATGTAATCTTGGTCTGTTAAGGACATTGTTCTGGAATGAAGATGAGATGCACCTTCCCTGGCTGCTTTCCTTTTTCGCAGATCCCTCCTGTCTACTGCTAGAACATATCAGTTGTATCTTCATACCCCATTTCCAAATGTGCAGATGTGTCTGTTTCATCAATTGGCTGCCTGTAAAACTGGAATCTGATTTGCCTCGTTGACAAGCCCTGTCGTTCACAGTAGGCTTTCATTAGTTTACTAAGTGGTGTATAcctcttcatcttcatcttaAACTGCACTACAGAACCATCATGACCTGCCACTCTCAAATTAATACCATCATTGTTCTTGGTCTTGAATCTTTCCTTGAGTTTTTCATCAGCCATAGTCCCAGAGTCTTTTTGGCTGCCATTTCACAAAAGAGGTAACAAGTCTGCATAAACAAGCATTCAAGAAGCACCAGGAGCCTagaattgtatatgtttattgcTTTTGCTTCTATTTGCCTATGTTGGTAATCATTAAATTAATGGTGATTATGGTTTATATGTCATAAAAGTAATCAAGACTTCATATTTCCTCATTATAGATAGTGCTTATATTGGTGATAATCTCCTTCTAATAATTGAACAGGACACTATATATATTTGGGTGGGATTActagtgttttattttcttagagaggGCACTGTGCCTATCTGATTCTGTGCCAGCACTGACTTATACAGGTAGTATGCAAAGTCCCCACTGATAGGAAGTACTATAGATAAGGAATGTGTGGAAGATGCACAATCTATGTGATCATAATGaattttctagaagttttgtcctgtggtGTTATCTCTGAAGACTCACCACATCACCTCAAATGAATGATGAATGCATTCATCAATTAATAAGATTTAAATGATTTGCAATTAGAGTGTGGGATTGTATAACTGTTTAGTTATATCTGTACAAAGGAAAATGATACGATTTAATTACCCACAATAGATTAAATAGAAGCAAGCTCAGTGCTAAAGGAGAACAGCTGAAAAAAATATTGGAATAACAAGGGTATAAACATTTGATGGATTCTATTTATTCTTGAACATTGGAAGAATAAAATTGATGGCAAATTTAAAATACgattgtgttaaaaataatacGTGAGATGAATGAAATACGTTTTTAAGATTCTAAGTGTGTTTGAAATCTTTtcataaaaaatagttttcagtGCAGAGAAACAAGCTGATAATTCAAAATTGGACATGTGTTATTTAAAGGCAGAgcaattactttaaaatacttctaCAGCAGAAACCAAAAAAATGGTAATCTTAGAAAGCATTATGCAAACATCTACGTTTCATTTATGTGTCTAAGTGAGCAAGCAGTATCAAGTGCCTGCCATGTTTTAAGCAGGTGATTTTGAAgtgatgaaaaacaaaagtttaaggCCCCATTTTTGCCCTTTAAAAGGTTACAGCCGTGTGCTTGacgcaggcaaaaaaaaaaaaaaaaaaaaaaaaaaaaaaatcaatatttaaagcACAGTATACAATTTGTCATAATAAAGATAAACATAAAGAGTTTTGGGATTACAAAGTTAGATCAAAGAGGAGGGACATCTTACAAATTATAGTGTTTAGGTGGAGAATACCAATTTCTCAGAGCAGATGCTACTTgacataaaactagaaagaaaaaggagttttGCAGGCACGATTAACGCAGGGTGTCTCAGAAGGAAAGGGGTAGAtgtcaagaaaaacaaataattattgaacaaCATTCAGgaagatatatatatttgagataataTACATACATTTCAGACAAATAACACTTCTAAAATGATCTGTCCTTATATACAATTTAGAATATAAGAGTCCTTAAAAATTAGTAAAtcctaaaattttagaaattcaagACCTAAATGAGCATGATGATTGAAACTGAAGTACGTTGAACATTATCAATTAACTTTGCGAAAACCAGGTTCTATTATTTCCTTCAATAAAGTCAGTTTGTTGAAGCATACTTTTGTGCCATGTAAAGCTTTTTCTCTCTACATAAAGAgcaaatgaatatttttgttttcggttatttatttttgttttgtttttctttttgacagagtttaAGACATCTTTCTAATTCCATGTTGTTACATAGTCACATTTGAatgcttcaaataaaatattcttctgaATTTATCGGAAACCTAGATATACAATATTGTAAGAGATGGCATGTAGGATACAACTAAACTGACAATGAAAAAGACAATGAGGTCTCTCATGTGAAGTAAATTGAGAAGTTCTGATTCTCCTTcttactcttctttttatttcttaaattttaattatttttaattttttcttgttatgGATATACACTAATTGCGCAAATTTATGgggaacatgtgatattttaatacaaacaTACAATGTTTATTAAGTCAGAATAACTGGAATATCCATCatcttaatcatttattttttctttgtgttggcaACATCCAATccactcttctagttattttgaagtgcataataaattatttttaactatggTCACtctattgtgctaccaaatattagatcttattctttctatgtagtgatatttttgtactcattaacaaGCTCTTGTTTATCGCCTGCCACACTACACTTTCCAGCCTGTGGTAACCAACATTATATCTTCTGTCTCAATGAgatcaatgttttgttttcctacctatgagtgagaacatgcaatatgtGTCTTTTTCTGCCTATTTCAATTATAATATCTTCccgttccatctatgttgttgtacatgacaggattttattgttttagatggctgaataatatttaattgtgtGCAGGTactacattttttaatccattcatctgttgatggataattaggttgattctatatcttggctactgtgaatacgCTGCAATGAACAAAgaagtgcagctatctcttcaatatactaatttgctctgctttcttttgggtatatacccagtattggattgctggatcatatggtaactcaaAAAAATTTGCACATCGATTTTTGTAGGTGCTtcattcataattgtcaaaatctggaagcaaccaagatgtccttcagtagttATATGGATAAATAAgttgtggtacatccagacaatggaatattttcagtgctaaaaggaaatgagctatcaagccatggaAGTATATGGAGGGACCTTAAATACATAGGGCTAAGATGCCAATCTGAAAAGtactacatactgtatgattccaattatataatATTCTGGTTAAGAAATAACTATGGAGAGAGTAGAAGTTCAATGGGTGCCTGGGGTTGGGAGAAGAGAattgaataggtggagcacagataatttttagagcagtgaaataCTTTTTCTCATATTATAATGGTGAATACATGACATTGTACATTTGGTCAAACCCTTAGAATGTTGTACAACACCAATATGAGCCCTTATATAAACTAAAAACATTGAGTAACTGATGTGTTCATCAAACATAAAATAGTGCACTACACTGGTTGGAGGATGTTGATAATGGAGGAAGCATGCATGTGTGGGGGCAGAATTATATGGAAATTCTCTGTACCTTCCTTTTAATTCTCCAGTGAACCTAAAACTTCTGtaaaaatagtctttttaaaaagagattatcatacagttttaagaaataatgcagAGAAATTTCATATATCTTTACTAAATTTCACTTAATGGTAAAAACTGGCAAAACAGTAGTTAAGATCACATCTGTGgtgttctttgtttttatccattttctaGTTTGGTATAAGAATAATATTAGCttcctaaaataaatgaaatgtatttcCATCTCTTCTGTCTTATAGAAGAAATTATATGgaattcatattaattttttattaaaagcttggtagaattaaataaaatgtctctcGCTCTctgcatatatatatcatattttatatagtaaattcattttatagaataaattttaatatatgattataaattcaattcttttaatatataatttaaattatgtcATATTGGGTGAATCGTAgcactttgtgtttttttaaggaTTATTTCAATTCATTTAAGTTGTCAAATATATGGTTAGAATTATTCATAGTGTTCCCTTCTCATCCTTTTGGTATCTGTAGGGTAGGTAGTGATATCTATATCTTCATTCTGATATTGAcaatttatttcttgtttctttttcttctcagtttttataCAAActtgttaaattaataaatattttaagaaatatctaattcattgctttttaaatttgtcttcttTGAATTCCATTAATTtatgctcttatttttattatttccttattttgcttagttttcatttatttttctgtcttttgataGGTTCTTGAAGTGAAAGTTTAGTTTATTGATTTCCTATACTTCAATTTTTCTAATACGAACATTTAAAGCTACAAATTTTCCATACAACATTGTTTTAGCTGAATTcaacaaattttgaaatgttgtattttaaactttatttggttcaatgttttctgtttgcatttgTATTTAATGCCCCTTGGGACATCCTCTTTGACCTGTGAGTTATTTATAATGGCGTTGTTTAGTTTTCAAGTTTTGAAGTTTTTCcttattatctttttgttattaatttctagtttaatttcattttaaatagagaacaccacacatataattataattcttttaaatttattgagccctgtttttttgtttccagGATGTAGTCTATCTTGGTGTATTTTCTGGaggaatgtaaaaaaaaatctattctgccATTATTGTGTGAACTAATCTATAAATGTCACTTTTATCTGTTGGTTGATAGTGTAATTgaaatctttgttctttttttttcttgtcattctatcaattattgaggGAGGTATTGAAGTCACCAACTATAATTGTGGGTTAGTATATTTTTCCTTAatgttctatcagtttttgccttgCATAATCTGCAGCTCTAGTTTGGTGAATACTCATTTATTATTGCTATGTGAATCCACAGCTTGGTGGATTGAccaatttatcattatataacaccttctctgtctctgaaaaTTTTTTTGCTCTGAAGtacactttatacaaaatatAGCCACTTCTTCTTTACTTTGATTAATGTTTACATTATATATGTGTTTCCATACTTCCCCTTTTAGCTGACCTATATCATtacattttaagtgattttttgtAGACAACTAATAGTTGGATCATGGTTTTTCAATCCAATCTTCTAGtatgtgttttataatttgtatatttagtgtatttatatttaatgtatttattggcATATTAAGACTTGAGTCTcccattttagtttttgttttaatttgcttttgttgttttgcatttctgtttcctttttcctacttttctgttagttattaaaacaaattttagactTTCATCTGTTTAGTGATTTCATTATCAAGATAGTTCAGACTCTGGTTCAGATCACAGTATGGAAAGAAAATACCACaggaataaaaacataatttagtggataaaattacatttttcagttcAGATAGATGAGATTTTTAATCTAATTCCTGACTTGAGGCAAGTTATCCCCTCGatcattttttattctcattttaaaacagaagtaaCAATACTTTTCTCATGGGATTACTTTCATTGTTAAATGTaacaataaatgtgaaaaatttaGCATATTATAGACACTGCTTGTATTAGAATCTGCTGTTGTTACATAACACAGTACCACAAACATAGCATTTCAAACAATGCCCACTTATTATTAGCTCACAGTTCCGTAGCTCAGAGATTCAGGCTTAGCATGACTgatgtgctgcccaggctgtacAAGACTGAAAACAAAATGTTGGTGGGGCTGTGCTACTTTTTCTAGAGACCATGgggaatatttctttctttccttctttttttttttttttttttttttttttttttttgaggtggagttttgctcttttcgcccaggctggagtgcgatggcgccatctcggctcactgcaacctctgtctcctgagttcaattgaatctcctgcctctacctttcgagtagctgggattacaggtgcccgcctccatgcccagctaatttttgtattttttttagtagagacggggtttcaccatgttggctaggctggtctcaaactcctgacctcaggtgacccacccgcctcgacctctcaaagtgctgggattcctggcatgagccactgcgccaggctggGAATATTTCCTTTCCAAGTTCATTCAGGTTGTCCGCTGAATTTAGTTCCTTATAGTACCGAGGAACTCATTTTCCTGCTGCCTGTCAGCTGCCAGACACTTTCAGCTCCTAGAGGCTATACTTCCCTGGTCAAATAACTCACAATGGATGATGACCCTCTTATACCTTGAATCTCTGACTTCAAGAAGATTCTGGGCTCTTTTAAGAGCTGAAAGATTAAGTCAGGTTGCCCTAGATAATATTCCTTTCTCAAAGTCAATTATGCCAAGTAATATAAACTACCTACAGGAACAAAATCAAACTTATTCAAAGTCCCTGCAGGTTAAGCAGGTTTTATACATCAAGAGACAAGGATCTTGAAAGCCATTTTATAATTCTGCTGACCACACTGTAAgtatgaattaatatttaattagaaGGACAGAGTTTGTCATTAAAATGGTGGATAggataccctagaacaaatggacttaatagaTATTACAGagtacattctattca
Proteins encoded in this window:
- the LOC126961052 gene encoding small ubiquitin-related modifier 2-like yields the protein MADEKLKERFKTKNNDGINLRVAGHDGSVVQFKMKMKRYTPLSKLMKAYCERQGLSTRQIRFQFYRQPIDETDTSAHLEMGYEDTTDMF